One stretch of Chryseobacterium sp. LJ668 DNA includes these proteins:
- a CDS encoding type 1 glutamine amidotransferase domain-containing protein, translating to MSKKIAILSTHGFEESELKSPKEHLEQQGWTAHIISPESGTIKAWAEKDWGKEYDVDKTLDEVSASDYDALVLPGGVINPDQLRTNEKALTFVRDFFDQHKPVAAICHGPQILINANAVEGRNLTSVNSISQDLKNAGAVWEDSEVVVDNGLVTSRTPKDLPAFNAKLVEEINEGKHEDQSI from the coding sequence ATGTCAAAGAAAATTGCAATCCTGTCGACACACGGTTTTGAAGAAAGCGAATTAAAATCTCCAAAAGAACATTTAGAGCAACAAGGCTGGACGGCTCACATCATTAGTCCGGAATCTGGAACCATCAAAGCATGGGCAGAGAAAGACTGGGGCAAAGAATATGATGTTGATAAGACGTTGGATGAGGTTTCGGCGTCAGATTACGATGCTTTGGTTTTGCCGGGCGGAGTCATCAATCCGGATCAGTTGAGGACAAACGAAAAAGCACTGACTTTTGTGAGAGATTTTTTCGACCAGCACAAACCTGTGGCAGCCATCTGTCATGGACCACAAATTCTGATTAATGCAAACGCTGTAGAAGGAAGAAATTTAACTTCAGTCAACTCCATCAGTCAGGATCTGAAAAACGCAGGAGCAGTATGGGAAGACAGTGAAGTAGTGGTAGACAACGGTTTGGTTACCAGCAGAACCCCAAAAGATCTTCCGGCCTTCAATGCCAAACTGGTAGAGGAAATCAACGAAGGAAAACACGAAGATCAAAGTATCTGA